The Longibacter salinarum genome includes the window TTGCTATTCCCTTCGCCCTCGTCACCATTGCGCTCGGATGGATCGTCTACCGCCCACTGGTCGGCATCGGATTGCTGGTGGTCGCTGCCGCCGTCGTGGGTCTCGTCGTATGGATGCGGGGACGGGCGGACGCCTCGTCTGCTTCGGAGTCGCCGGCGCCGAGTCCGGTGTAAGCGTCAATTACAGGCATTCGGCGGAAGCACCTGCCGTAGTCTCAAAACGCCGCGACGATCACTTCGGCATCCGGCCATCGCGGTCGCTACCTCGGCCGTCGGAAGGGCGGACAGAAGGGCTATCACGGCACCGATCGCGAACGAAGAAACAGAATGCCCACGTCGCATCCATCCTTTCCTGCAAAACCCTACTCGATACCACCGACGAATGGATTCCCGTACGATCTAAAGACCGGTAGACGGAGAAGACCCATTCAGACGTCGCACGACTGGTTGTCGGCTTATCCCCTATCCGGGACCACATACTGCTGCCGCGTACGGCGAATACCCTGTGGCGAGTGCCTCATGGGGATCGAAAAGAGAGCCGAAGCCGTATAGACGTTCTTGCAACCGGACTGCATCACCAACGCGACCGAACGGATGGCTGGACACAATAAATGGTCGAAAATCAAGCGCCAGAAGGCGAAGGAGGACAAGAAAAAGTCGAAGATCTGGGCGCGCCTCTCTCGTGAAATTGCTACCGCCGCCCGAGAAGGTGGAGGCGACCCGGACATGAACGCGACGCTCGCGCAAGCGATCGAGCGAGCTGAGGCCGAGAACATGGCCAAGGACACGATCGAGCGGGCCATCAAGCGCGGCACCGGCGAACTGGAGGGACAGAACTACGAGCCGGCCTCCTACGAAGGCTACGCTCCGCACGGGGTCGCGGTCTTCATCGAGGCGATGACCGACAATACGAACCGAACCGTCGCCGACCTGCGCCACCTCTTCAAGCAATACGACGGCAACCTCGGAAAAGACGGCTCTGTCGGCTATCTCTTCGAACAGAAGGGACAGTTCGAGATCCCGGTTTCGGAAACCGACGAACTCGAGCTATTCGAACTCGTCGTCGACGCCGGAGCGGAAGACCTTCAGACCGAAGGAGATGTGTACGTGGTGACGTCATCCGTCGACGCGTTCAGCAATGTGGAATCCGCGCTCGAAGACGCGGGAATCGAGACGGAAAGCGCCGACCTTGTGCGCATCCCGGCAACAACTGTGGCCCTGGACGAAAGCCAGACGGAAACCGTCCGCAACCTGATCGAGCAGATCGAAGACCACGACGACGTCGACGCCGTCTACACCACGCTCGACGTCAACGGCGAAGCCCTCGCCCTAGACTCAGACGAGTGACTCGTAGATTGATTGTGGCTTGTAGTAGATAGGATTGTCCGCGCGCGGTCCCGGCAGGCTCACGGAAGACGCCAGTGTCCACTTCGGCTCACGACGATGAACGCTGAACTCTAGGTACCGGACAGTTCGATTTCACCACGGAATGGTTCCGGGCGACTTGAGAAACGGACCGCGTCAGTCTCACACGTCTCGAAAGCGAGGCACTATCGTCGAGAAATGACGCACTCTCACACGCCCATACCCACATACTCCCATTCATGTCGGAGTAGCCGCGCTAGGGACAGTGGAAGAGACACAGGTCCCAGTGAAAGTGTCTGGTAGTTAGCCTTGAACCTTGAACCCTGAACTCTGAACTCATACATGCTCATTCTCGGCATCGACCCCGGATCGCGCGTAACCGGCTATGGCATCATTGACGCAAGCTCAGGGGACGAGACGCCGGTAGCCTTCGGGACCGTCCGCCTCGACACGTCAGACAGCCACCCGGATCGGCTCAAGGAAATCTTCGACGCGCTCACGGACCTGATCTGCGAGCACACGCCCGACGCATTGGCCATCGAAATGCCGGTGTACGGCCAGAACCCTCAGTCCATGCTCAAGCTCGGCCGCGCTCAGGCCGCCGCCATGCTCGCCGGACTGAATCAGGATCTTTCCGTCGCGCAGTACACGCCGAAGGAGATCAAGAAGTCCGTCACGGGGAACGGCAACGCCTCGAAGACGCAGGTTCAGTACATGGTGCGCTCCATCTTGAATTTAGAGAAGGGCACCAGTGGGTTCACGCATGACGCTGCGGACGCTCTCGCGGTCGCCCTCTGCCACTCGAATCGGGGCTCGCACGGCGAAACGCAATCCTACACGGGCTGGGCCAGCTTTGTCGCCAATAACCCGGACCGCGTGTCCGAGTGAGACCGGGAACCTGTTTGGCAGATAGATTTGAAGCCGGGGTCGACTGAAAGGAGGCCCCTCAATGGGGAACGACCCGGCGGGCGACGTAGCCCCACGAGACGAGATCCACACCGTCGCGTGCGCTGAGAGCTGAACGAGCGAGTGCCCTTGGGATCGCCCACCCTGTGTCCTCGAAGCGGCTCCAAGTTGGGAAGAGAACCGTTTCAGAACCTGTTAGGCGGACAGCCTTCGGCCCTCCCAAAGGACGGCCCTCCCAACGGTCGGTCTTCGGGACGCCTGCGCAACCAGGCCTCGTTCGTTTTGCGCACCGTGTCTATAGCACACGTGCCATAGGACCACAATCAGGCCTGCGAATCGACATGAACGGCCGAGCTTACGTTTTTGAGACCCATCTGCCAAACAGGTTATTACCGCTTCTTCTCCTTGGTCTTCATCTTTAGCACGTCCTTCACCTCCTCCTCATCCAGCTTTCCGTCACTGAGGCGAACCACTAGATCCGTTACCTGGTCGTCCTTGGTCGGCGTGGACTTCCACTCGGGATGTGCCTGCTCGACGAGGCTCACCAAAATCCGAAGGTAGGGATAGCGCTCCTCGCGGGAATCGAGGTCGGCAATCGAGCGGGAGAACAGTTCTGCATTTCGGCCCACCTGACGGTCGACCATCACGTTGTCGTATCGCATCGTACAGCGAGATGTGTAGAAGAAACAAGGATTACAGTCGGCAGAGAACGACCTAGCCCGCTGCGGAAACCTCGGCACACGAAGGAGCATTCTGAGGAACGTTCCGCTCGGCACCTGCCGGTGTAGCCGCTAAAAATCGTTCCATTTGTACGCCAGGGTCGGGTCGGTGTTGCCCACCACCCCTACGGTTCTACCGAACTCCATGCCAACTCGTCCCGTACATGGAAGCAGTCGTCACCAAAGCATCAAGACCATGAGCACGGAGTCCAGCGCCCATTCCAGTCCGTATCGGTTGGAGCTGCTTCCTCGGATCCCAGCTTTCCACCGCGACGCGATCCGCAATCGCAATCTCCAGAAAGGCCAACTCGTCTACTACGGCCCGCATCCGGTCTATTACGGCATCGGAGAAATCAAACGCGTGAACGGATCTGACATTGCCGTGGACTTCCGGGGCACCGGCGAATTCGACGTCCATGAGGAGATCATGGACCAGCGGTATCTCATTAAGATTCCACAGGAGAAGCTCGCTAAACTCTGAGCGACGCCGCTCCCCGCTTCCGCCGCTGGCAACTTCTACCTGCTTTTTCTGCGCACCGCCGACGCTCTCCGGCCGGTGCGCTTTTATATTTTTTATCCTACTGGCGCTACCTAACGCTAACCCTGCCGACCCTGCGCCCTGACAGAGAAACCATTCAGTTGTCATATAACCGTTCAGGAATGCGCATGTATTTGTAACACTCGGATCCGTTTCATCGTAGAGATTTTGATTCTGCGACACACATTCGTGTCCCGTACTTGGCCCTAATCCACGCACACGTTCATGGCTCACCTGGAGGTCTCCAACATCACGAAGCGATACGGCTCTACCACGGCTGTTGATGATGTCTCGTTTTCCGCTGAACCCGGACGCATCCTCGGTCTGCTCGGCCCGAACGGCGCGGGAAAGACATCCACGATTCGGATGATCACGTACATCACCGGGCCAGATACCGGCGAGATTCGGTATGACGGGAAGCGCGTCGGCGAATGGAGTCAGCAACGCATGGGCTACCTGCCGGAGGAGCGCGGGCTGTACAAGCAGCTGCGCGTCAAGGAGCAGCTCGTCTACCTCGGCAGGCTGAAGGGCATGTCGAAGTCGGATGCCTCGGACCGCGTCGACTACTGGCTCGATCGCTTCGACGCAACCGACTGGGCCTCGATGAAGACGGAGGAGCTCTCGAAGGGCATGCAGCAGAAAGTGCAATTCATCGCGACCCTGCTGCATGACCCATCGCTCCTGATCCTCGACGAACCGTTCAGCGGACTCGACCCGATCAACTCGGATCTTCTGCGCGACATCATCCTGGAGCTTCGACAGGACGACCGCACGATCCTCTTCGCCTCGCACCGCATGGAGCAGGTCGAACAGCTGTGTGACGACATCTGCCTGATGGCCCGCGGGGAAATCGTTCTCGATGGGGAGCTGCAGGACGTCAAACGGCAGTTTGGCAATAACACGGTCGTCGTGGAATTCGACGGGTCGGATGCCTTCATTGACGACTTGCTGCAAACAGGCTCCGTTCGCGTGAACACCCGGAGTGCGCACCGTGCGGAACTGACTCTCGTTGGCGAGACTCCCGCCCGACAGGTCCTGGATGCCGCCCTCGAACACGTCGACGAACTGTACCGATTCGAGCGCACTGCTCCGCCGCTGAGCGAGATCTTTGTCGAGGTCGTTGGCGAGCAAGAAGCCCAACGCATGCAGGAGGAGGCGGTCGCCGCCTGACGAACCGCTCATCTGCCGACGCCTCTCTGACCTTCCCCTCCTCTCTCCCGCCCCATGCAAAAGATTCTCCTCATTCTCCGAAGCGAGTTCTGGCGCCGCGCCCGATCGAAGGCGTTTATTCTCGCGACCCTTCTCGTCCCGGTCTTCATCGTGCTCGCGTCGATCCTGCCGTCTGTGTTCATCTACCTGGGCGAGCAGCAGAGCGACGACCAGACGATTGCCGTCGTCGATGAAACGGGGCGCCTCCTGTCGGCGCTGCAGGCAGAAGCTGGCGATGGTACGCGCTACCAGTTCACCGCGAGCGATGCTCCTGCCGACTCGCTGCGGGATCGTGTCCTCCGTGGCGACCTGGATGCCTACCTCGTGCTCCCTGCGACGCTGCTCGACGGCGAGGGTACGCCGGCCTACTTCAGCACCGAGAGCGGCGGTATGACCGGCCCGATGCGACTCGAGAACCTGATCGAACGAACGGTGCGCAACACCCGCCTCACGGATCGTAACGTGCCGGATGAGGTGCGCCAGATCATGAATGCGAACCTCAACCTCTCGGCGCACACGATCACGGAAGAGGGCACCGAGCAGCAGAGCGCACTCAGCGGACTACTCGGGCTGATGATGGCACTCGCCGTGTACATCGCCGTCTTTGTCTACGGTCAGTACGTGATGCAGGGCGTCATCGAAGAGAAAAGCAATCGCGTCGTCGAGGTTGTGGTGTCCTCCGTGAAACCCTTCGAGTTGCTGATGGGCAAAGTCCTGGGCATCGGAAGTCTTGGCCTCATGCAGATGGTGGTCTGGCTTGTACTTGCGGGAGCGGGACTCACCTTCGGCGGGACGATCCTCGCCCTGTTTCTTGACCCGGCCGATCTCGGCGTCGCGCCGGACGCGTCCAGCCAGGCGATGATGGAGGCCGCTGGCGTCACTCTTCCGACCGTGCCGCTGAGCCTGATCTTCTGGTTCATCATGTTCTTCCTCGGCGGCTACTTGCTCTACGCCAGCCTGTTTGCCGCCGTGGGCTCGGCGGTGGAGCAGCAACAGGACGCCCAGAACCTGCTCTACGTTGTCGTCCTCCCGCTCGTCATCCCGATCATCGCAGCGACGTACGTCCTTCAGCTTCCCAACAGCACGATGTCGGTGGTGCTCTCCCACATCCCGTTCTTCTCGCCGGTCCTGATGCCCGTGCGCATGTCAGCGACCACGGTACCGACCTGGGAGGTGCTAATTGCGTATGCCCTGCTCGGCGCCACCTTCATGGTGATGATCTGGCTCGCAAGCCGTATCTACCGCGTGGGCATCTTCATGTATGGAAAAGCCGCCAGCCTGTCCGAGATTGCGCGCTGGGCGACACGGCAACACGGATAGGTTCAGGGTTCAACGTTCAGAGTTCAGAGTTCAGGGTTCAGGGTTTTACGGGCTGCCGGATGACCTGAAGGGAATGTCGACCTAGGTATTCAACGAAGAAGCGTCGCACGGCGCTGCGACGCTTGGTCCGATCGAAAATGAACGGATAGCCTCTCATCCTGACAAACTCGTTTTCCGCGGCCTTTACCAACCGGCATGACCTCGTTGCACTCGGCCCTCGCGGTGAGCCGCCCGGATGGCCACAGACGACGCGCGCTCCAACCGTCGCCAACGATTGCAGGATAGCGAAACCGACCGGAGGGGCAAATGCTCACTGTCTGAGACCTCGAAGCAGTCATCCGTGCTCAAGCAAAGTGGGTTACAGAGAGGTCGAGTCACCGGGATGACCCTTCGGGCCCTTTTGAGCATTTGCGCGCTTCGGGCGTGGACATCAGGCTAAGCGCGAGGGCCGACGATAGAGAGGTCATGCCGGTTGGCACCGCCGCGTGATCTTTTTACTTCGTGAGTCGCTTCGCTCGTCTGAGTTGCTTTTTGGATCAAGCCAAAAAGCAACATGCCGGTCGAGAGAACCGATTGGCCAGCATCTAAGCAAATGGGAAAGGATGAGTCGGGGGCTAAGGTCTTACCCATGCTGCCAAGGCAACGTGTTACCGATGTCGCCGGGCCCATAGAGGTCACGGTTCAGAGCTTGGGTGCCGCTGAAATCCGGGACAAGCAGGCCCCTTTATGGATTGGAGGAATGTGAGAACGGGAGAATGGGGGAAGGGTGTGATGGCGAACGCGTGGAATTGGAGTTGAACGATCTAACGTCCAACGGTCCAACGTTTCAACGCAAAACCCTCAATCCCCAACCCTCAATCCGTTGCTATCTGCTTTTCACACGGGATTTCCCGGTCTCGGTCGTAAGAACGGAAGCTGCCGTGATCTTTTCGATGCATCATGCATTCCAATCATCTGCCGTTTCGGCATGCGGTACCGCTCCGCATCCGGCTGATGATGCAATGTGAACGATGTGCATGCCCACGGTCGATGACGATTGTACCGCCGACATTCGTCGCACGACCCTCGTCCAGATTTTTTCTGTCCCGCATTTATGGAAACAAAGATCAAGCAGGCCACTCCGGTCGAATACGAGTTTGAGATCCACGCCACAGCTGAGGAGCTGAAGCCCAAAGTGAATGAGGCGCTTCAGGCCCAGCGGTCCCAGATGGATATGAAGGGATTCCGCAAGGGCAAGGTGCCCATGGATCTCGTGAAACAGATGCACGGCAAGGCCATCGGCTACCGCCTGGCTGAAGGCTACGTTCAGGAAGCGTTTCAGAACGAGATCGAGGGGAACGACGAGATTGAGCCCGTCGGCCAGCCGATGCTGACCGATCTGGATTACAAGCTCGACGGCGACCTGAACGCGACGATTCGCTTCGGCGTCCGTCCCGAAGTTGAGCTCGCCGACCTCTCCGACGAGGAGCTGTCGATGCTTGACCACGAGGTTTCGGACGAGGACGTGGACAAGGAGGTACAGCGCCTCCTTCAGCAGCGTGCCGACCTCATCCCGCTCGATGATGAAGCCGCCGACGAGGAAGACTTCGTCGACATCGATCTTCAGCGCATCGATGCGGAAACGGACACGCCGATCATCGGCGATAAGGAGGAAGGCATGACGTTCTTCCTCGACGACGATCGCCTCCGCGACGAACTGCGCGAGGCCATTGCCGGCAAGAAGGCTGGCGACACGTTCCGCGTGGAGCTTCCGCCGGGTGCCCCGCCGGAAGCCGGTGCCGACGCGCCGACCGAGACGCGCCTCTACGAGGTGACGGTCAACGACGTCAAGCGCCGCGACATGCCGGAGCTCGACGATGAGTTCGTCAAGGATATCACGGAAGGCGAATTCGAGGATGTCGATTCCTTCCTCGAGGAGATCCGCGACCGCCTGAAGGAGGCGTGGAGTGACCGCTCTCGCGAGATGGTCCAGGGGGACATCGTGGACCGGATGCTGGAACTGCACCCGATTCCCGTTCCGGAATCCGTCATCGAGATGTACCTGGATTCCTTCGAGAACCAGGTCAAGCAGCAAAACGACGGCGAGCTGCCGGACGACTTCGACAAGCAGGCCTTCCGCCAGCAGAATCGCGACGACGCCGAACGCCAGGCCCGCTGGATGTTCGTCCGCGACGCCGTGATCGATTACGCCGAGCTTGAGGTAACGGACGAGGACCTGCAGGCGTTCTACGAGGATCAGGCCGACGAACAGGCCGGTCTGACGGTCGATCAGCTGGAGCAGTTCTACAGCCAGATGCCGCAGATGCAGGAGCGCGCCAACCAGCAGATCCTCAGCGACAAGGTCTACGATTATCTGATCGACGCCTTCGACACGCAGCGCAAGTCGCTGGATGAGTTCGAAGACGAGCTCAAGGAAAAGCACGAGCAGCGCCAGGCACTCGCAGGCGGTGCACCAGCCGGACACGGGCATGCGCACGGCCACGATCATGACCACGACCACTCGCACTGATCGACGGTCAGGGTTCCGGATACCGATTCGGCCCGATGTAGGCCAACTCCGCTGCAGGCGGGCCGGGTCGATCATCCAGTGACGGGGTCGGAGCCCGATGGCGTAACACACCTGCAATGCGCCCATCACACGACGAACCGAGAGGAACCATCCCGTTTGACCTCAGGTTCATCTTCACCGAATTCCACCCTTGAGGAACGAAGAAGCCGCTATGGTCGAGGACTTTATCAAATTCAGTAAGAGCCTGACCTCTCTCCCGAGCAGTATCTATAAAGGCGGACTGGGCGATCAGCCCATGTCTGGCCTCGTCCCGATGGTGGTCGAGCAGACCACACGCGGCGAGCGGTCGTACGATATCTTCAGCCGCCTGCTGAAGGAACGGATTGTCTTCATTGGCACGCCGATCAACGACCAGATTGCCAACCTGACGGTTGCGCAGCTGCTCTACCTGGAGAGCGACGACTCAGACCGTGACATCAACCTCTACATTAATTCGCCAGGCGGCGTGATTTACAGCGGCCTCGGTGTGTACGACACGATGCAGTACGTCAGCTCGCCGGTCGCGACGATCTGCGTCGGCCTCGCTGCATCTATGGGATCGGTCTTGCTTGCTGCCGGCGAAGAAGGAAGCCGTGCCGCACTCCCGAACTCCCGCGTGATGATCCACCAGCCGCTCGGCGGAGCGGAAGGACAGGCCTCGGACATTGAGATCCAGGCGAAAGAGATCATGTGGCTGAAATCGCGCCTCTACGATATCCTCGCCCACCACACAGGCAAAGATGTCGACCAGATTGAGAAGGATGCCGATCGCAACTACTGGATGAGCGCAGAGCAGGCTGCCGAATATGGCCTCGTTGACAACGTGCTAAATCCAGGTAACCTGAAGAACATCAAGTCGAACGGCAGCCCGGACGACGAATAAGCGCGTCGGCCTGTAACACCTGCTGAAACGAACAACGGCGGCGCCCCTTGTGGGACGTCGCCGTTTCTGTGTCTTTACGTGCTGGTAGGCGCACGAGAGGCGCCGAAAGAAACAAGACTCGCCTTCTTTCAGCTGTCTCAACAACCTGAGTACAGACAAAAAATGAGGCACTGGC containing:
- a CDS encoding YebC/PmpR family DNA-binding transcriptional regulator, translated to MAGHNKWSKIKRQKAKEDKKKSKIWARLSREIATAAREGGGDPDMNATLAQAIERAEAENMAKDTIERAIKRGTGELEGQNYEPASYEGYAPHGVAVFIEAMTDNTNRTVADLRHLFKQYDGNLGKDGSVGYLFEQKGQFEIPVSETDELELFELVVDAGAEDLQTEGDVYVVTSSVDAFSNVESALEDAGIETESADLVRIPATTVALDESQTETVRNLIEQIEDHDDVDAVYTTLDVNGEALALDSDE
- the ruvC gene encoding crossover junction endodeoxyribonuclease RuvC, whose protein sequence is MLILGIDPGSRVTGYGIIDASSGDETPVAFGTVRLDTSDSHPDRLKEIFDALTDLICEHTPDALAIEMPVYGQNPQSMLKLGRAQAAAMLAGLNQDLSVAQYTPKEIKKSVTGNGNASKTQVQYMVRSILNLEKGTSGFTHDAADALAVALCHSNRGSHGETQSYTGWASFVANNPDRVSE
- a CDS encoding DUF4290 domain-containing protein, which gives rise to MRYDNVMVDRQVGRNAELFSRSIADLDSREERYPYLRILVSLVEQAHPEWKSTPTKDDQVTDLVVRLSDGKLDEEEVKDVLKMKTKEKKR
- a CDS encoding ABC transporter ATP-binding protein translates to MAHLEVSNITKRYGSTTAVDDVSFSAEPGRILGLLGPNGAGKTSTIRMITYITGPDTGEIRYDGKRVGEWSQQRMGYLPEERGLYKQLRVKEQLVYLGRLKGMSKSDASDRVDYWLDRFDATDWASMKTEELSKGMQQKVQFIATLLHDPSLLILDEPFSGLDPINSDLLRDIILELRQDDRTILFASHRMEQVEQLCDDICLMARGEIVLDGELQDVKRQFGNNTVVVEFDGSDAFIDDLLQTGSVRVNTRSAHRAELTLVGETPARQVLDAALEHVDELYRFERTAPPLSEIFVEVVGEQEAQRMQEEAVAA
- a CDS encoding ABC transporter permease gives rise to the protein MQKILLILRSEFWRRARSKAFILATLLVPVFIVLASILPSVFIYLGEQQSDDQTIAVVDETGRLLSALQAEAGDGTRYQFTASDAPADSLRDRVLRGDLDAYLVLPATLLDGEGTPAYFSTESGGMTGPMRLENLIERTVRNTRLTDRNVPDEVRQIMNANLNLSAHTITEEGTEQQSALSGLLGLMMALAVYIAVFVYGQYVMQGVIEEKSNRVVEVVVSSVKPFELLMGKVLGIGSLGLMQMVVWLVLAGAGLTFGGTILALFLDPADLGVAPDASSQAMMEAAGVTLPTVPLSLIFWFIMFFLGGYLLYASLFAAVGSAVEQQQDAQNLLYVVVLPLVIPIIAATYVLQLPNSTMSVVLSHIPFFSPVLMPVRMSATTVPTWEVLIAYALLGATFMVMIWLASRIYRVGIFMYGKAASLSEIARWATRQHG
- the tig gene encoding trigger factor — encoded protein: METKIKQATPVEYEFEIHATAEELKPKVNEALQAQRSQMDMKGFRKGKVPMDLVKQMHGKAIGYRLAEGYVQEAFQNEIEGNDEIEPVGQPMLTDLDYKLDGDLNATIRFGVRPEVELADLSDEELSMLDHEVSDEDVDKEVQRLLQQRADLIPLDDEAADEEDFVDIDLQRIDAETDTPIIGDKEEGMTFFLDDDRLRDELREAIAGKKAGDTFRVELPPGAPPEAGADAPTETRLYEVTVNDVKRRDMPELDDEFVKDITEGEFEDVDSFLEEIRDRLKEAWSDRSREMVQGDIVDRMLELHPIPVPESVIEMYLDSFENQVKQQNDGELPDDFDKQAFRQQNRDDAERQARWMFVRDAVIDYAELEVTDEDLQAFYEDQADEQAGLTVDQLEQFYSQMPQMQERANQQILSDKVYDYLIDAFDTQRKSLDEFEDELKEKHEQRQALAGGAPAGHGHAHGHDHDHDHSH
- a CDS encoding ATP-dependent Clp protease proteolytic subunit; the protein is MVEDFIKFSKSLTSLPSSIYKGGLGDQPMSGLVPMVVEQTTRGERSYDIFSRLLKERIVFIGTPINDQIANLTVAQLLYLESDDSDRDINLYINSPGGVIYSGLGVYDTMQYVSSPVATICVGLAASMGSVLLAAGEEGSRAALPNSRVMIHQPLGGAEGQASDIEIQAKEIMWLKSRLYDILAHHTGKDVDQIEKDADRNYWMSAEQAAEYGLVDNVLNPGNLKNIKSNGSPDDE